In the genome of Microbacterium paraoxydans, the window AGGTGTACCACCTCGACAAGGACGACGACCTCTACCTCGTCGGCACCAGCGAGGTCGCTCTTGCCGGGTATCACAAGGACGAGATCGTGGACCTCGCAAGCGGGGCCCTCCGTTATGCCGGATGGTCCACGTGCTACCGCCGGGAAGCCGGCTCGCACGGCAAGGACACCCGGGGCATCATCCGCGTGCATCAGTTCAACAAGCTGGAGATGTTCGTCTACACCACGGCTGAGGACGCCGAGGCCGAGCACCTGCGCCTCGTCGCGCTGCAGGAGGAGATGCTGACCTCGCTCGGCCTCGCATACCGGGTGATCGACGTCGCCGCGGGAGACCTCGGGTCGAGCGCGGCGCGGAAGTACGACATCGAGGCCTGGGTGCCCACACAGGGCGCGTTCCGCGAGCTGACCTCCACCTCGAACTGCACGACCTTCCAGGCGCGTCGTCTGGACGTGCGCTACCGCCCTGCCGTGGAGGAGGGCGGTACGGCGCCGAAGACCCAGCACGTCGCGACCCTCAACGGCACGCTCGCGACGACGCGCTGGATCGTCGCCCTGCTCGAGACGCACCAGCAGGCGGACGGCTCGGTGCGGGTTCCCGAGGTCCTGCGCCCCTACCTCGGCGGACTCGAGGTGATCCGCCCGCTCGCCGACGAGCAGAGCACCCGGTGACGGCGCCCTGGCTGGTCGGCCTCGACGTCGACGGGACCATCCTCCTGCAGGACGAGACGATGAGCCCCGGTGTTCCTGAGGCCGTCGCCCGCGTCCGCGACGCGGGACACGTGGTGACCATCGCGACCGGTCGCAGCTGGATGGCGACCCGTCGCTACGTGGAGGAGCTCGGCCTCACCGCCGAGTACGTGGTGTGCTCCAACGGCGCCGTCACGATGCGCCGCGACGGGGACGACTGGGAGCGCTGGCACGTCGAGACCTTCGACCCGACACCCGTGCTGGCGCTGTTGCGGGACCGGCTCCCGGACGCGCGGTACATGGTGGAGCTCGGCTCGGGGCAGCGGCTGTTCACCGAGCAGCTCGACGACTGGACGCTCGACGGCGGCCGTCAGGTCGACTTCGAGGAGCTCGGGGCCCTCCCCGTCTCCCGGATCGTCGTCGTTTCGCCCGGGCACGACGAGGACGACTTCCACCGGCTCGTCGCCGATGCCGGGCTCAACGAGGTCTCGTATGCGATCGGCTGGACGGCCTGGCTGGACATCGCACCGCAGGGAGTGGACAAGGGCACGGCCCTGGAACGCGTGCGCGACGAGCTCGGTCTCGACGCCGCGCGCGTGCTCGTCGCCGGAGACGGACGCAACGACATCGGCATGTTCGGCTGGGCGCGCAGCGGCGGTGGGCGCGCCGTGGCGATGGGTCAGGCGCCGGTCGAGGTGAAGGACGCCGCGGGGGAGATTACCGCCGACGTGGAGCAGGGAGGGCTCGCCAGCGCCCTGGACACGCTTCCAGCGCCCGCCCAGGTCGACGCCGGAGAATAGAACTCGGCTAGACTCGCGCCTGGTCGACAGATGCTTCTGTCGGGAGGGTTGTCCGAGCGGCCGATGGAGCTGGTCTTGAAAACCAGTGGGCAGAGATGTCTCGTGGGTTCGAATCCCACACCCTCCGCTTCCTGAGCGCGGTACCCCCGCCGCGCTGAATCCGAAAGGGCCCGAGTGAGCGACAACACCCGCCGCCGCCGCACCGTCGCGCGACATGGTCAGCTGCGTTCGCCCGGCGCCGTCAGCCAGCTCCTCCGGCTTCTCGCGATCAGCATGGCGGTGGTCCTCGTCAGCGGCATCGGCGTCGCGGCCTACTTCTACCTCGATTTCTCCAGCACCGTCTCGGCGAACGCCGTCGACCTCGACGGGCAGGAAGACGTGCCGCCGGACATCGGAGAGTACAAGGGCGGCTTCAACCTCGTCCTCACCGGCGTCGACACGTGCGAGGACGACTACAAGCAGTACTTCGGCGATCGGTGCACCGGCGGGGATGCCGAGGGCACCCTCAACGACGTGAATCTGCTCGTGCACGTCTCGGAGGAGCCGCGGCGGATCACGGTCGTCAGCTTCCCGCGCGACCTGATGATCCCCATCCCGTCCTGTGAGGACGAGGACGGCAACGCCACCGCCGCGATGAGCAAGCAGCCCCTGAACGTCGCTTACACCGACGGCGGACTGAACTGCGTCGTCCGCACGATATCGGCCCTCACGGACCAGGAGGTGCAGTTCGCCGCCTCCGTGACGTTCGGCGGCGTCATCGAGATCACCAACGCGATCGGCGGCGTCGACGTCTGCCTCGCCAACCCGATCCGCGACCGCTACACGGGTCTCGACATGGCAGCCGGCACGCACACCGTCCAGGGGCTCGAGGCTCTGCAGTTCCTCCGCACCCGTCACGGCGTCGGCGACGGCAGCGACCTGGGCCGCATCGGCAACCAGCAGCAGTACATGTCGAGCCTCGCCCGCAAGCTCATCAGCGGCGAGGTGCTGGGCAACGTGCCGGTGATGCTGAAGCTCGCCAACACGGGCATCCAGAACCTGGAGACGAGCACGTCGCTCGCCGATCCGATGACGATGGTGAAGATCGCGCTCGCCGTGAAGTCGGTGCCGTTCGAGGACATCGTGTTCGTGCAGTACCCGACCCTGGAGGACTGGGACGACCCGAACAAGGTCGTGCCGAACGACGAGGCCGCCGCGGCGCTCTGGGACGCGATCGAGGCCAACGCCCAGCTGCAGATCACGCACGAGAACACCAGCAACGACGGTGTCGTCGTGCAGGAGCCGACGACACCCACCGAGCCCGCCGAGCCCACCACCCCGACGCAGGAGGCGACGCCGACCCCGACGACCGCTCCGGACGTCGTGGCGCTGCCCGATTCGATCAAGGGCAACTCCGCCGCGCAGCAGACGTGCTCGAACGGCAACGTGCGCTGATCAGCGCTCAGGCGCTCCGCGGGCGGTAGACCGTCGGCGGGTGCGTCGTCGCCACGAGGGCGCGAAGCTCCGAGAGCTCGGCAGGCGCCGCGCCGAGCGCCCGCGCCTGCATGAGGACGTTGCCGAGGGCCGTCGCCTCGACGGGGCCGGCCAGGACGGGAACCCCGGTGCGGTCCGCCGTCGCCTGGCACAGGAGCCGGTTGAGGGACCCGCCCCCGACGAGGTGGATGACGTCGACGGGGTGCCCGGCGAGACCGCCCGCCGTCCGGACGGCGTCGGCGAACGCGGTGGCGATGCTCTCCACGACGAGCCGGACGAACGCGGGACGCGAGGCGGGGACGGTGGTGCCGCGGGAACGCAGGAGATCGCTGATACGCGCAGGCATATCGCCGGGGGCCGAGAGCGCGGGGTCGTTCGCATCGAACACCCCCGACGGCGGCGCCGCGGCAGCAGCTTCGGCGAGCAGCCCCGACAGGTCGATGGGCGCTCCGTCCTCGTCTTCCCAGGCTCGCACGGTCTCGCTGAGGAGCCAGAGTCCGGTCACGTTGTGGAGGACGCGGAAGCGGTCGTCCACGCCGCGTTCGTTGGTGAAGTTGGCGTCCCTTGCCGCCCCCGTGAGGATCGGCTCGACCCGCTCGACCCCGACCAGCCCCCAGGTGCCGCAGGAGATGTACGCGGCACGGGGCGAGGTCATCGGGACGGCGACCACCGCCGAGGCGGTGTCGTGCGAACCCACGGCGATCACCGGCAGATCCGCGCCGATGCGCTCCGCGACCTCGGGGCGCAGCCGACCGATGACCATGCCGGGGTCGACGAGGTCCGGCAGGAGGGAGGCGTCGATGCCGAGGCGGGTCGCGAGCGACCGGTCCCAGGTGCCGGACTCCACATCCAGCAGCCCCGTCGTCGAGGCGTTGGTCCGTTCGGCGACGCGGGCGCCGGTGAGGAGGAAGGCGAGGAGGTCCGGGATGAGGAGTGCGGTGTCGGCGTCGTGCCGGAGTTCGTCCGCCCGGAGCTGGTAGAGCGTGTTGAACGGGAGGAACTGCAGGCCGTTGCGCGCGTGGAGGTCGTCGAACGGGACGAGGGCGTGCACCTCGGCCACCCCTCGAGCGGTGCGATCGTCACGGTAGTGGAACGGCTCCGCGAGCAGCTCTCCGGCGCGGAGGAGGCCGTAGTCGACGGCCCACGAGTCGATCCCGATCGACTCGATCCCCGGTTCCCGGCTGACCGCTTCGGCCAGGCCGTCGAGCACATGGGCGACGAGCGCGTCGAAGTCCCAGTGCAGACCGTCGGCGCGGGTGACTGGGCCGTTCGGGAAGCGGGAGACCGGCTCGAGCTCCAGGACGCCCGGCCCCACCCGGCCGATCATCACGCGGCCGCTCGTGGCGCCGAGATCCACCGCCGCGACCGCACGGACGTGTCGTGCGGTCGCGGGCGAGCGGTCGTCGGTCATCGCAGGAACGCCGCGGCGACGCCGGAATCGACGGGGATGTGCAGACCGGTGGTCCGGCTCAGCTCGGGACCGGTCAACACGAAGACGGCGTCCGCGACGTTCTCGGGGACGACCTCGCGCTTGAGGATGGTGCGGTTGGCGTAGAACTGGCCCAGGTCTTCTTCCTTGACGCCGTAGGTGGCCGCCCGGTTCGCTCCCCACCCGGAGGCGAAGATGCCGGAACCGCGGACCACGCCGTCGGGGTTGATCCCGTTGACCCGGATGCCGTGCTCGCCGAGTTCCACCGCGAGCAGTCGCACCTGGTGCGCCTGGTCGGCCTTCGTCGCCGAGTACGCGATGTTGTTCGGACCGGCGAAGACGGAGTTCTTGGAGGAGATGTAGATGATGTCGCCGCCGAGTCCCTGATCGATGAGCACCCGGGCTGCCGCCTTCGAGACGAGGAACGAGCCCTTCGCCATCACGTCGTGCTGGAGATCCCAGTCCTTCTCGGTCGTCTCCAACAGCGGCTTCGACAGCGAGAGACCCGCGTTGTTCACGACGAGGTCGAGGCCGCCGAACGCGAGCACCGCCTCGTCGATCGCCGCCTGCACCGCGTCGGCGTCGGCGACATCGGCGGCCACGCCGATGGCGACGTCCTCGTTCCCGAGCTCGGCGGCCGCGGCTCTGGCCTTGTCCAGGTCGAGGTCGGCGATGACGACGCAGGCGCCCTCCGCGGCGAGGCGCGTCGCGATGGCCTTGCCGATCCCGCTCGCGGCACCGGTGACGAGGGCGATGCGGCCCTGGTGGGATTTCGGCTTCGGCATCCGCTGCAGCTTCGCCTCCTCCAGCGCCCAGTACTCGATGCGGAACTTCTCCGCGTCGGAGATGGGGGTGTAGGCCGACAAGGCCTCGGCACCGCGCATGACGTTGATCGCGTTGACGTAGAACTCTCCGGCGACCCGTGCGGTCTGCTTGTTCGCTCCGTACGAGAACATCCCGACGCCGGGCACGAGGACGATGAGTGGATCCGCACCTCGGATCGCGGGGGATTCGGCGGTCGCGTAGGCGTCGTAGTAGGCCTGGTAGTCGGCGCGGTAGGCGGCGTGGAGCTCCCGCAGGCGTTCCGTCTGCTCCTCCAGGGTCGCGGTGGTGGGCAGGTCGAGGAGGAGCGGCTTGACCTTGGTGCGCAGGAAGTGGTCGGGGCAGCTCGTGCCGAGAGCGGCGAGGGCCGGAGCCTTCTCGGAGGCCAGGAAGTCGAGGACCACGTCGCTGTCCGTGAAGTGGCCGACCATCGGCTTGTCCGTCGACGCGAGCCCGCGGATGGTGCCGGCGAGGGCGGCCGCCCGTGCGCGGCGCTCCGGCTCCGGCAGGGCCTCGAAGCCCGATCGCGTGCCGCCGAACGGTGTGGGGGAGCCGTGCTCCGCGATGTGGGCGGCGGCGGTGTCGATCATCCACCGGGAGTTCGCCTCCGCCTCCTCCGAGGTGTCGCCCCACGCCGTGATGCCGTGGCCGCCGAGGATCGTGCCGATGGCCTGCGGGTTCTCCGCCTTGATCTGCGCGATGTCCAGTCCGAGCTGGAAGCCGGGGCGGCGCCACGGCACCCAGACGACCCGATCGCCGAAGATCGTCGTCGTGAGCTCCTCGCCGTCGGCCGCGGTGGCGATCGCGATGCCCGAGTCGGGGTGGAGGTGATCCACGTGCGGGGCGTCGACCAGGCCGTGCATCGCGGTGTCGATCGAGGGGGCGGCGCCGCCCTTGCCGTGCAGGCAGTAGTCGAACGCGGCGACCATCTCGTCCTCCCGCTCGACCCCCGGATAGACGTCGACGAGCGCGCGCATACGGTCGAGGCGGAGGACCGCGAGGCCGGCCTCGGTCAGGGTGCCGAGATCACCGCCGGAGCCCTTCACCCAGAGGAGCTCGACCGGCTGCCCCGTCACCGGGTCGATCTCGGTGCCCTTGGCGGAGGTGTTGCCGCCCGCGTAGTTCGTGTTCTTCGGGTCGGCGCCCAGGCGGTTGCTCCGCGCGATCAGTTCGGCGGCGGTGGGGTTCGTCATGTGAGTCCTCGGTTCGTGAGTGAAGATGCCCGGTCGACGCCGGAGAGTCAGGGGAGTTGCAGGATCCGAGCCGCGAACCGATCGATCGTCGCGGCGAAAGCGGATTCCTCGGGGCGATTGAGGTGGCCGTGGGTGGTGCCCGGCTCGACGACGACTTCGACCTCGACGCCGGCAGCGGCGAGGGAGCGGGCGAACGCCTCGCCGGATACTCGGAGCTCGTCGGTCTCGTCGTTGACCATGATGGTGGGCGGGAAGGAGGAGAGTGCTGCGGGCTCTGCGGTGCCGGGGACGGCATAGACGTCCGCCGTGTCGGGGTCGCTCCCGAGGTAGTTCTCGTACATGCCGCGCACGAAATCGGGGGTGAACACGTCCGCGGAGGGATCTCCGTCGAGCAGGGCACGCAGCTCCGGGTCGGGAGCGGCCTGCACCGCTTGCAGGGTCGGGTACGCGAGGACGGCGAGTGCGGGCACGGCGCCGCCCTCGTGCGCGAGGCGGAGCGCCGCGCCGGTGGCGAGATTGCCGCCTGCGCTGGCTCCGCCGATCGCCCAACCTCGCGACGCGACGTCCGACATGGCGGCCCAGCGGAACGCGGAGACCATCTCCTCGTGCGCGACGGGGTAGTGCACGCCGCCGCGCCTCTCCGCGCCGAGGCGTGCGCTCCACTCGGCTGTCATCGGGGCGAGGGCGTAGTCCACGCTCATGACCGCGATTCCGCGATCTGCGAACGCCCGTGCGACGGCGTCGGCCTCCGGCATGTCGATGTCCCCGCCCGCGAATCCGCCGCCGTGAGCCCACACCAAGCCGTGGCCGCTCGGCGACTCCGGGGAGTAGACGCGCACGCGCAGCGGCCCGTGCGGCCCGTCGAAGACGTGATCGTGGATGTCGTGCGCGCTCATACGCTCAGGCTCCCCAGCCCGCCTGCACGCCACCCACGCGCTCCTCCGCGATCCGCTGCCCGTACCCGGAGGCCGCGTACGCCGCCATCGGGTCCACAGGCAGCCCGCGCTCCTCTCGCCACGCGGCCAGGGCCGGGCGGACGTCGGTGGAGAAGGCGTCCATGAAGACGGCGTTCGCCGCGAGCACGTCGCCGCTGCGCTGGGCGGTCGCCAGCGCTTCGCGGTCGACGAGCAGGGCGCGCGCGGTCATCTCCTGCACATTCAGGACGGAGCGGATCTGCCCGGGGATCTTGTCCTCGATGTTGTGGCACTGGTCCAGCATGAAGGCCACGTCGGGGTTGTTCAGCCCGCCGCCCCGGATCACCTCGAACAGGATCCGGAACAGCTGGAACGGGTCGGCGGCACCCACGATGAGGTCGTCGTCCGCATAGAAGCGGGAGTTGAAGTCGAACGAGCCGAGCTTGCCGAGGCGCAGCAGCTGCATCACGATGAACTCGATGTTGGTGCCCGGCGCATGGTGACCGGTGTCGAGGCAGACCATCGCCTTGTCGCCGAGGGCGGTCACCTGCACGTAGGACGTCCCCCAGTCCGGGACGTCGGTGTGGTAGAACGCCGGCTCGAAGAACTTGTACTCGAGCACGAGGCGCTGGTGGTCGCCGAGA includes:
- a CDS encoding bifunctional rhamnulose-1-phosphate aldolase/short-chain dehydrogenase codes for the protein MTNPTAAELIARSNRLGADPKNTNYAGGNTSAKGTEIDPVTGQPVELLWVKGSGGDLGTLTEAGLAVLRLDRMRALVDVYPGVEREDEMVAAFDYCLHGKGGAAPSIDTAMHGLVDAPHVDHLHPDSGIAIATAADGEELTTTIFGDRVVWVPWRRPGFQLGLDIAQIKAENPQAIGTILGGHGITAWGDTSEEAEANSRWMIDTAAAHIAEHGSPTPFGGTRSGFEALPEPERRARAAALAGTIRGLASTDKPMVGHFTDSDVVLDFLASEKAPALAALGTSCPDHFLRTKVKPLLLDLPTTATLEEQTERLRELHAAYRADYQAYYDAYATAESPAIRGADPLIVLVPGVGMFSYGANKQTARVAGEFYVNAINVMRGAEALSAYTPISDAEKFRIEYWALEEAKLQRMPKPKSHQGRIALVTGAASGIGKAIATRLAAEGACVVIADLDLDKARAAAAELGNEDVAIGVAADVADADAVQAAIDEAVLAFGGLDLVVNNAGLSLSKPLLETTEKDWDLQHDVMAKGSFLVSKAAARVLIDQGLGGDIIYISSKNSVFAGPNNIAYSATKADQAHQVRLLAVELGEHGIRVNGINPDGVVRGSGIFASGWGANRAATYGVKEEDLGQFYANRTILKREVVPENVADAVFVLTGPELSRTTGLHIPVDSGVAAAFLR
- a CDS encoding alpha/beta hydrolase fold domain-containing protein encodes the protein MSAHDIHDHVFDGPHGPLRVRVYSPESPSGHGLVWAHGGGFAGGDIDMPEADAVARAFADRGIAVMSVDYALAPMTAEWSARLGAERRGGVHYPVAHEEMVSAFRWAAMSDVASRGWAIGGASAGGNLATGAALRLAHEGGAVPALAVLAYPTLQAVQAAPDPELRALLDGDPSADVFTPDFVRGMYENYLGSDPDTADVYAVPGTAEPAALSSFPPTIMVNDETDELRVSGEAFARSLAAAGVEVEVVVEPGTTHGHLNRPEESAFAATIDRFAARILQLP
- a CDS encoding LCP family protein produces the protein MSDNTRRRRTVARHGQLRSPGAVSQLLRLLAISMAVVLVSGIGVAAYFYLDFSSTVSANAVDLDGQEDVPPDIGEYKGGFNLVLTGVDTCEDDYKQYFGDRCTGGDAEGTLNDVNLLVHVSEEPRRITVVSFPRDLMIPIPSCEDEDGNATAAMSKQPLNVAYTDGGLNCVVRTISALTDQEVQFAASVTFGGVIEITNAIGGVDVCLANPIRDRYTGLDMAAGTHTVQGLEALQFLRTRHGVGDGSDLGRIGNQQQYMSSLARKLISGEVLGNVPVMLKLANTGIQNLETSTSLADPMTMVKIALAVKSVPFEDIVFVQYPTLEDWDDPNKVVPNDEAAAALWDAIEANAQLQITHENTSNDGVVVQEPTTPTEPAEPTTPTQEATPTPTTAPDVVALPDSIKGNSAAQQTCSNGNVR
- the rhaI gene encoding L-rhamnose isomerase, with the protein product MSILTPDILAALEKQSIELPSWAFGNSGTRFKVFSTPGTPRDPYEKIADAAQVHAHTGLAPTVALHIPWDLVDSFDDLRRHAEDHGVALGTVNSNTFQDDDYKFGALTHEDAAVRRKAIDHHLACIDVMDATGSRDLKIWLAEGSNYPGQADLRGRQDRLHDSLQQIYARLGDHQRLVLEYKFFEPAFYHTDVPDWGTSYVQVTALGDKAMVCLDTGHHAPGTNIEFIVMQLLRLGKLGSFDFNSRFYADDDLIVGAADPFQLFRILFEVIRGGGLNNPDVAFMLDQCHNIEDKIPGQIRSVLNVQEMTARALLVDREALATAQRSGDVLAANAVFMDAFSTDVRPALAAWREERGLPVDPMAAYAASGYGQRIAEERVGGVQAGWGA
- a CDS encoding HAD family hydrolase translates to MTAPWLVGLDVDGTILLQDETMSPGVPEAVARVRDAGHVVTIATGRSWMATRRYVEELGLTAEYVVCSNGAVTMRRDGDDWERWHVETFDPTPVLALLRDRLPDARYMVELGSGQRLFTEQLDDWTLDGGRQVDFEELGALPVSRIVVVSPGHDEDDFHRLVADAGLNEVSYAIGWTAWLDIAPQGVDKGTALERVRDELGLDAARVLVAGDGRNDIGMFGWARSGGGRAVAMGQAPVEVKDAAGEITADVEQGGLASALDTLPAPAQVDAGE
- a CDS encoding rhamnulokinase, whose protein sequence is MTDDRSPATARHVRAVAAVDLGATSGRVMIGRVGPGVLELEPVSRFPNGPVTRADGLHWDFDALVAHVLDGLAEAVSREPGIESIGIDSWAVDYGLLRAGELLAEPFHYRDDRTARGVAEVHALVPFDDLHARNGLQFLPFNTLYQLRADELRHDADTALLIPDLLAFLLTGARVAERTNASTTGLLDVESGTWDRSLATRLGIDASLLPDLVDPGMVIGRLRPEVAERIGADLPVIAVGSHDTASAVVAVPMTSPRAAYISCGTWGLVGVERVEPILTGAARDANFTNERGVDDRFRVLHNVTGLWLLSETVRAWEDEDGAPIDLSGLLAEAAAAAPPSGVFDANDPALSAPGDMPARISDLLRSRGTTVPASRPAFVRLVVESIATAFADAVRTAGGLAGHPVDVIHLVGGGSLNRLLCQATADRTGVPVLAGPVEATALGNVLMQARALGAAPAELSELRALVATTHPPTVYRPRSA
- the serS gene encoding serine--tRNA ligase, which translates into the protein MIDLALLRDNPEIVRRSQAARGNDQSTVDVALEADRSRRAALAAFEELRAEQNAFGKQVAKAPKEEKAALVAQAKDLADRVKQAQHAANEAAEAAATALARIENVVIDGVPAGGEEDFVELRRVGEVPAFDFEPRDHLELGELLGAIDMERGAKVSGARFYFLRGIGARLEIALMNLALDKALQNGFVPLITPTLVRPEIMQGTGFLGEHADEVYHLDKDDDLYLVGTSEVALAGYHKDEIVDLASGALRYAGWSTCYRREAGSHGKDTRGIIRVHQFNKLEMFVYTTAEDAEAEHLRLVALQEEMLTSLGLAYRVIDVAAGDLGSSAARKYDIEAWVPTQGAFRELTSTSNCTTFQARRLDVRYRPAVEEGGTAPKTQHVATLNGTLATTRWIVALLETHQQADGSVRVPEVLRPYLGGLEVIRPLADEQSTR